The Primulina eburnea isolate SZY01 unplaced genomic scaffold, ASM2296580v1 ctg739_ERROPOS11973397, whole genome shotgun sequence sequence CATGTTAACTTTCTTGAATACTGAGTTATGTACTTAAAAGAAACCAAGTATAGTTTGTACATCTTATATTTATGGTAATGCAgtgatcaatttttttttaaaaaaaatttgggaaTATTGTAAAATTTTGACTTGGCCTAAAAAAACACAACtagaattttatgttttgaagatttggtataatttatttattatatacaaaaataattaaaaaatcttACTTTTGAtcttaaaatttgattttatttctTATCTTTTCTCAACGTTTATTAGGATTTAGGAATAGAGAAAGTAATAGTCAATTATTTTCACATAGCAAATAAAAATTATTGGGTATACAAATTTTGATTTACGAATATTTTGTTCAATCTCGGGACAAAATAAAAAAGCTTATTAAAACTTGAGATTAAAAATAAGATTTTTCTGCtggtattttatattattaatttttaaataaaactttagaacataaaaatattgtttttatttatatttgttttttgtacttaaattaaatataaacatgtctatttatttattctcTTTGTGCGACCACTTGTCTTCTATTTTCCTTCGCAGCGCTCTCCCGTGTTGCCGGCGGTATCTTCCATTTTTAATCACTGTTCATTGATTTTTGTACTTTTGTGTAGCTCTACGAAGGTCAGAATAAGATGCCTCAAGTGAAAATCGTGGCTAAAAATTTTATGGACATGGTGGCATCATTGCCCGCGATTAAACTTGACAGGCTTTATGAGAATTCCTTCATTTGCGAGGCCATTCTAAGGTAATACCTATAATCAACTTTCTGGTGTAAATTTGCTTCCCTTTTGGTGTGTCCAATGCTCTACAATTTCTTCTGATGTTATAGATGACTGCCACCTAAAAAAAACCACCTTGGACAGAATGGATTTTTCCTTTCTAAGACAACCATAGGCAGCAGAAGTGAAAATCTATTTTCTTTTAGGTTTCTTTTATGTATTTACTTGATCTTGTGTTGTGCTCAGATCTTTGCCTCCATTGGCGAAGAAATATGTGCTGCAGCTGTTGTACGTAGACGCAGCAGTGTCAGCCAAGTTGTTAGAAGAATGGGTGCTTGCTGATGGGAACTCAAAGCACAAAGTAGCCATAGATAGATTGATCCAGCTCAGAATCTTGACTGAAACTCTTGACAGGTTGCACACTTGTTCTGGTCTTCATTTCCTGTTTCGTGTAATTACTAGTAGCATATCTATGCTTCCAATGGTTCACTTGGTTCTTAGCCTTGTTATTACTGTTTCTGTAAATGCACCGAAAATTTGCCCTCATTTTTGATATCTTAGTTTAATTGGGATTAGTGACTACAAGTAGGTAGGAATTGGTTCATAGAATAGTTCTGGACTCCATTCAAGCAAATTATAACTTGTTGTGCATTTTAAAGTACTTGTGTTGTTTCCCATTCACTATTTATTGAAATAGGCATTTAGTTTTGATCTGTAATCTGAGAGGCCCAAACAACAAGCCACACCCATATAAAATTTTACACTAGCAGGACAATGCTGCTTACAATATTCCTGCTCATCACCATTTTTTCAGAAAGCTCTCTCTGCCTTCGCCTCTAGACATGTTACTGTCAAGATCATTGGAGTGCTTAATCCACAAGGTGGACCAATTACTATGACCACCCCTAGGCACATGAACACATAGCAAGAATATGGGAAGGTGAAATTTTCTTTATTCAGGAACAAAAATATTATCTGGAATAATTGGGTGGGGAATAGAAGGAAAATGTCTTCTCAATGTATCATATCTCTCAACAAGGAAACTTGCTTGTTCCTAGCAAAGCTAGACAAGCAAATCGAAAAGATATAATATTATGAAGTAAAAGAGAAAACTCGTTTAATCTATTCGGCTATTCCTTTAATGAGCTGGAGGTCAGTAGTTCACACTTGAAAGTCCATGATATATAAAATTGCCCCTTTTGCAAAGAAAACAGCAAAATCTTAGGGTTAACTAATAACCTTTGTTAAATTCTTTTTGTGGGACTGCGGCAGGAAAAAAGAAGCGACTTATAGATTCAATCCAACATTTCGACTTAACCTCCAGAAGCACATAGTGCATGGGTATGCTTTAGGTTCACATAATTCTTATCTAGTACATGCCATAAATTATTCGAATTATTTGTCTAAAACCATTATTTTGTATACTGCAGTGGAGTTTTACCTAGAGAACCAATGCCTTCAAACATCGCAGTGAGGCTCCCTAGCTTAGAAGATTTAGATTCATATGCTCTTCGACAATGGGAGGTGTGACCTTCATTTACGTTTTTATTTTTCTATGCTTTCTTGCATAAGGTTTTAACTAAAAGACCACGGTACAAGGTAATCTTCCTCAAAATTTGATCATTGTTATCAACTCCACCATTTTATATCGTTGGTTCTATTTCGGTATTTCAAAAAACTTTTATCAACCATGCACCAAGAGAAGGCAGCCCATGTACAAAATAATTCGAAGTTATTTTTCGGTGTTGGTTATGATGCTGTGTTACCTTCTATAGTTTGGCCACTCTTCTTATGACTAACAAACTGTGACAAATCAGTGTTTCTTGCTGCACCTTATGAACTCAAACGAAGCTGAAAAGTCAACGAACATCAGCTCTTCCATGATGAAAGTGTTCCAGCGTGGTCTTCTGACTCAAAAGTATTTACTGCACCcaatacaatattttttatgaagGTGTGATATTTACACGAAACTTTTAACTTTCAGAGATGACAAGGAGCCACTCAGATTGACAGAAAGTGGCTTTCAGTTTCTGGTACGAGTGTAATAAAGTAACTATTAACTTCTGAGCGAAGGTTAAAAATACTAATACTTACCTTGATCAGCTGATGGATACAAATGCCCAACTTTGGTACATTGTCAGAGAATATATCAGCAACTCTGAGGTATCATATGCTTAGACTCTCTGtcctttgttttattttatatcTTGGTCTGCTTCTCTTTTAATAATTGTTGATTGGTTTCTTGAGACTGTATTCGATGGTGAGCTCTCAAACCTAGGACAACTTCAACTCCACCTTTAATTGGATATAACATAGTACCATTTTtgctataaaaaaataaatattggaTCTCAGCTTGATTTAATCTCTTCATCGTGCTTATTTCCAGTTATCATGGTTGTGTGTGCACTTTTCGCAGTTTTGCATTAAGATTATGTTTATTTACCAAAAAACCTATAAATTATATATGTCCTTATACTTTGCTTATATCCGTCAGATGAAGTTTCTATTATATATGGGTATATATAGTGGTTGTTTATCTTTTCGATAAATATCGAACCGAAATTTCCTTTTTGTAGGAGCGAGGTGTGGATGCAGCAGATCTTATATCATTCCTCCTGGAGCTCAGCTTTCACAATACTGGAGAGGTATTAGATTCTTGTTTATGCTGAACTAATAGGTGGAATAAAATGGACTGTCGTGAatgttttcattttttatgAGTTTGTCATCCACGAAGCAACTGTTATGGTGTTCTTTTGATCCTTACTGGAATTTTCTTCCACCTTTTTATTTAGAATGATCAGGGACTATCCCATCCTCTTCggaaataaatgaaaattaatatgaAATAGATTAATTCTTACATGAGATCAGAAACTCTCTTTTTGTAGCCATACAACTTAAACACACTGACGGATATACAACGGAACATACTAAAGGATCTTGTCGACTTGGGACTGGTCAAGCTCCAACAGGTCAAATATGCTGTTTGCTACTTGTTTTGTTGGTACTTCTGCCTTCATCCTGAACTAAACGATACTGATAGGGCATGTTCAGGGGAGGAAAGATAGTTGGTTTGTCCCCACTAAATTAGCTACAAATCTCTCCATTAGCTTAGCAGATTCAACTTCAAGGAAACAGGTATTGAAGAGCCTACTGCTAATTTCTACAAGACGAGTAATCTTGATTCTGTTGGCAAACTTTTCAAGCCAGTTGATTCCATTGTATTGGTgtcatattattttattttgttaggctATACGTGGGACATGTTTTGTGAAAATGAAAAGTTATGGGTTTCCTTTCATCAGGGATTTGTGGTGGTGGAAACAAACTTTCGGATGTATGCATATTCGTCATCCAAATTGCATTGTGAGATCTTGCGTCTCTTCTCAAGGTGCCTCATCATTTTGCTTCCTTAAGCTTTGCATGTATTCTTGATCTAATATTTTACCGAAAGTGAAGTGGTTGACACATTTTTTGAACGGTGTCAAAACTTTGATGAACTTTAGAAGTTATAAAGATGGTGAAAACACGGGTCttgtatgtttttattttttgaagcaATTTCCTATCTTAAAAAAAAGCAACACTACAaactcattttcattttcttttgtatCAACTTATTTTCAGTGTTTATAAGTCAACTGTGAATTCTAAtatcatgcaacatatcttaatattttaaatactcctcatattattaaaatattgatCACTAGATAATCTACACGTGCTGGTTGCTAATATAAATTCTAGTTTTTTTCTTTCTAAAATTAAAACCAAAATGTGGTATTTACACTATATTGGACTCCAGTGTATGTATTCCAGAATGTGCTATTTGTCAGTCAAAGAATGACAACTTCTGCTGAAATTACAGGGTTGAGTACCAGCTACCAAACCTCATCGTTTGTGCAATTACCAAAGAAAGCTTGTATAAAGCATTTCAACATGGTATTACTGCAGAGCAGGCAAGATTAAGAAATCACATTCTATAGTAGCTGTGGTTTTTGTATAGTGTGTGTATGAGCAATCATTTGAGCTCCGTCTTAAAGTTTTCATTTGTTTATTACCCACTAGTTTTCTTCATCGAAACACGTGCAATTGCAAGGTGGACTATCTGTGTTTCCAGATGATAACAGATGGCTGGTTCAATGTGATTTTAATCTTAATTCTTAAGTTGTGCATGTGCCTAGGTTATCTTACTATTGTTTTCTTCCTCATTGAGAAATGATTAAATGTGGAATGCAGATAGTATCTTTTCTTCAACAGAATGCTCATCCTCGAGTTGCTGAGAGAATCCCTTCTGTACCAGAAAATGTTACCGATCAGGTTTTTGCTTCTCTCGACTGCCAAGATTTCAATTATATTTTGTGTTGTGCTCTCTCTTTAATGTTCCTTCCTTGAAAAAAACCGCAACACTCCATGCCATGTTCTAAGAAGACATACTTCAAGTGTGTTGGGTGGACAACAATTGCAGCGTAATAGTGTATTGTAATGGTCCTGCTCAAACCTTTTGGCTGTTTATATGGTTTAAAAACTCAATTTGTTTCATTAGCATTAATTATAGATTTTGGTACGGCTATAGATGATCGGCCCTACACATCGATTTCTATTTTGTTATGTCTAATGATTTTATCGATAATTGTTGTCAATGTTTCTTGAAAGTATGTTAGATCAATAAAAATTTCTCTCCCCCCTCCCCCTGCCTACCACACCTTTGCTTAACCAGATTAGGCTGTGGGAATCAGATTTGAACAGGGTGGAGATGACCCCTGCACATCTTTACGATGAATTTCCATCCAGGGTATGAACGAGCACCGAACCGATACTCAGTACGATACCATTCTTTAGCTTTAAATGGTCTCACTATCATTACTTGTCATATTGATGCAAGGATGTGTATGAGGCTGCTTGTGACTTTGCTCGGGAATATGGTGGTTTGCTTTGGGAGAACTCGAAGAAGATGCGTCTAGTGGTAAAAGCAGATATCTtcacagaaatgaaagaatttcTCCGTCGACAAAAGCAATAGCTATAGCTTTTCTGCATCAGGACAGAACCAATGGTTccgaaaataaattttatttttttctcaaGTATGTGTGCCTGATGAGATCTGAATTCAGCAGACGGACATTTGGTTGATCGGGTGCTACGGATTGAGAGATGACAGTAGATTGAACCGTGAATATTGATGGATATCATCGTGGAGAAGTAGCGATTCATAGCAATTATACTGGGATTGGCTAGTCGGGTATGATCAAGTCAAGCACGTTGGCCAGATTAATACATTTCAAATGTATTTAGTAAATTATGAAATAGTAAGAACAAAACTAAAATTAACtaatatttcattttgataAATGACctaaatttttaaatgttcCCAGGGTGTTTTGTTTATATGAACTTTACAGAGTATTAAGTGTTTTATGTGACTAATTGGATTGACCCGTTTTTgtgttttaaattaattattatgataaattctattttatgtttgttttgtatttttaattaaaaacaaaatggATGATAAATTAACAGATTAGGGGGTACAAAAAGTGCTCCTCAACTTTAGATTTGTCTCCTTAATTTTGTAAGAATTATTATATATGTCATAACTGATATCTGTTCGAAGGCTTCTTTGTTATGGTTACCTTAATTTAGTTTATCGGGCATTACAAGTAAATTATTGTAAGAATAACCATATATTGACTGATGCTAGTTTTTATAATCGATTGCGAGACGTTAGCTCTGATATTAACCGGAAGACCTAACTATTGTCGTTGTACAAAAAAATTATAGTCTCATTTTTCATCCAAGGTCTtagaaaaaacaaaaatgttaatattttattgataACTACGATTTTTTAATGAGCATTTTACTTatacacattaaaaataatattaatatttatttaagaacAAAATGGTAAAATTATTAAGATGAacctgttttttttttctatttagaACATCATAATTTCTCAGGAAATCAATTCAATCACGGTCGGCTTTCCCTCCAGGTATGTTTACCAAATCAAATTAGGTCTTGGCTTAGTGTGCTCTCCTCCAAATCACTATAATGGAGCTGCCCCCTCTTCCCACCAAGAGAAAACGCGCCTCCGCTTCCCCTCCGCCTCTCCCTTCAGTCGACACCGTTGATCTCTCCCTCCTTGAAGCCCTCGAGCAAGCCCAGCAACACAACCCCGTCGAAACCCTCGATCTCAAAACCCTCAAGAAACTTGCCCTCTCCTTCGAACGCCGCCTCAATTCCAACACCGCAGCCCGTCTCAAGTACCCAGACCAACCCGAAAAATTCGCTGATTCCGAAATCGAACTGCACGACGAGCTCCAGAAGCTCAAAATTTTAGCTGCCGCACCCGAACTCTACCCCGACCTGGTGTCGCTCGGCACCGTCAATTCCATCAGTGCTCTACTCAACCACGACAATACGGACATTGCCATTGACGCGGTTAGCCTCTTGCAAGACCTTACGGATGCTGACGTTATCGAGGATAACGACGAGCCGGCGCAGGTGCTCGTGGATGCGTTGGTTGAGAATAATGCGGTCGAGTTGTTGGTTCAGAATTTAGCTAGGTTGAATGACTCTGATTTGGACGAATCTTCAGCTATTTACAGTACGTTGTCCACCATCGAGAATCTTATTGAGGTTAAGCCTTCTGTTACCGAGTTAGTTTGTGAGAAGACGAAGTTGTTGAAGTGGCTTCAGGCGAGGATTAAAGTTCGCGAATTTGATAGCAACAAGCAGTATGCATCGGAGATTTTAGCCATTCTTTTGCAGAATAGTGCTGCTAATCAGAAGAGGTTTGGAGGGATGAATGGGGTGGACACATTGTTGCAGGCTGTTGCCATGTATAAATCAAAGGACCCTAAAATGGAGGACGAGGAAGAGATGGTTGAGAATTTTTTTGATTGTCTGTGTTGCTTGTTGATGCCCTTGGAGAATAAGGAGAGGTTCGTTAAGGCAGAAGGGGTGGAGTTGATGATCATTATCATGAATCAGAAGAAATCATGTTATGGGTCAGCTATCAGGGCTCTGGATTTTGCCCTCACGAATTATCCTCCTGCCTGTGAGCGATTTATTGATGTCATGGGTCTAAAGACTGCTTTCCCTGCTTTTATGGGTAAGGCAAGTTCAGTTCCCTTTTCTACACGTGAGAGATTTGCTACCTCTGAACGAATTTGTTGACCCTAAAACAGCGCCCGATAGCTTTCAGTATCTGGGACTAATGATAAAATTTTTACGAtccaaataaaatcaattattaATGTAGATGCAGTCCTCCTTGGGGATCATCAGGATGATTTTTCATGTTAGTTTCTCGTTTGATTGGTTTAATTGATCAAGAAACTAATCTGTGATGGCCATACACAAGTGAATTCGAGTTGATACTCTTGAAAACTGAGACAGATTGTTAGATTACTTACAATTCCCTCTCACTTTTTTAAGTAGATTCAAATCGTGTTTCTAAATTTGAAATCCTTGGTTTGTTAGATACCTTTGAACAAGAAGAACAAGAAAAAGCGATACAAAGAAGAACTGGAAGAGCGTCTAATTTCGTTGATTGCATCTCTATTTGGTAAGGCAAGTTCCTTCAGGAATCAGTTCTATATCTTCTGCCTCAATGTTGGTATCAGGAAACTGTGTTTCTTATGCATGAAACACCTTGTGTCTATtgtggttattgtcatttccttttttttttgttggggGTGGGGGGGATATAGCACTTCATTTTGAATGCTCTCTCTGGATCTCATTTCCCTGAATTTGGGACAAAAGATGTCT is a genomic window containing:
- the LOC140821774 gene encoding general transcription and DNA repair factor IIH subunit TFB2 isoform X2 → MPQVKIVAKNFMDMVASLPAIKLDRLYENSFICEAILRSLPPLAKKYVLQLLYVDAAVSAKLLEEWVLADGNSKHKVAIDRLIQLRILTETLDSGVLPREPMPSNIAVRLPSLEDLDSYALRQWECFLLHLMNSNEAEKSTNISSSMMKVFQRGLLTQKDDKEPLRLTESGFQFLLMDTNAQLWYIVREYISNSEERGVDAADLISFLLELSFHNTGEPYNLNTLTDIQRNILKDLVDLGLVKLQQGRKDSWFVPTKLATNLSISLADSTSRKQGFVVVETNFRMYAYSSSKLHCEILRLFSRVEYQLPNLIVCAITKESLYKAFQHGITAEQIVSFLQQNAHPRVAERIPSVPENVTDQIRLWESDLNRVEMTPAHLYDEFPSRDVYEAACDFAREYGGLLWENSKKMRLVVKADIFTEMKEFLRRQKQ
- the LOC140821774 gene encoding general transcription and DNA repair factor IIH subunit TFB2 isoform X1, translating into MPQVKIVAKNFMDMVASLPAIKLDRLYENSFICEAILRSLPPLAKKYVLQLLYVDAAVSAKLLEEWVLADGNSKHKVAIDRLIQLRILTETLDRKKEATYRFNPTFRLNLQKHIVHGGVLPREPMPSNIAVRLPSLEDLDSYALRQWECFLLHLMNSNEAEKSTNISSSMMKVFQRGLLTQKDDKEPLRLTESGFQFLLMDTNAQLWYIVREYISNSEERGVDAADLISFLLELSFHNTGEPYNLNTLTDIQRNILKDLVDLGLVKLQQGRKDSWFVPTKLATNLSISLADSTSRKQGFVVVETNFRMYAYSSSKLHCEILRLFSRVEYQLPNLIVCAITKESLYKAFQHGITAEQIVSFLQQNAHPRVAERIPSVPENVTDQIRLWESDLNRVEMTPAHLYDEFPSRDVYEAACDFAREYGGLLWENSKKMRLVVKADIFTEMKEFLRRQKQ
- the LOC140821860 gene encoding uncharacterized protein codes for the protein MELPPLPTKRKRASASPPPLPSVDTVDLSLLEALEQAQQHNPVETLDLKTLKKLALSFERRLNSNTAARLKYPDQPEKFADSEIELHDELQKLKILAAAPELYPDLVSLGTVNSISALLNHDNTDIAIDAVSLLQDLTDADVIEDNDEPAQVLVDALVENNAVELLVQNLARLNDSDLDESSAIYSTLSTIENLIEVKPSVTELVCEKTKLLKWLQARIKVREFDSNKQYASEILAILLQNSAANQKRFGGMNGVDTLLQAVAMYKSKDPKMEDEEEMVENFFDCLCCLLMPLENKERFVKAEGVELMIIIMNQKKSCYGSAIRALDFALTNYPPACERFIDVMGLKTAFPAFMGKIPLNKKNKKKRYKEELEERLISLIASLFGGILRGSRRERLLSKFVENECEKVDRLMELYTRYSNRVKEETERLNRLVLDDFEISEEDKYNQKLDSGLYTLQLIAVILGHLWTSEHPRMRARIELLLKQQKLTRKDVKDILQEYHDFIGDLDGPEEKERAQSKIQKFIAAFR